From the genome of Nitrospinota bacterium, one region includes:
- a CDS encoding metallopeptidase family protein, translating to MFERLVADAVSALPMQAREAMKNVAIVIERRPRHKKSGEVGIKRDEVLLGLYEGIPLINRDSGYFGALPDKITIFQQPIEAFADGDAEKMTELVREVVWHEIGHHFGLNESELHDLEEERKRKKP from the coding sequence ATGTTCGAACGCCTTGTTGCCGATGCCGTCTCCGCCTTGCCGATGCAGGCGCGGGAAGCGATGAAAAACGTGGCAATAGTGATTGAGCGGAGGCCCCGCCACAAAAAATCGGGCGAGGTCGGCATCAAGCGGGATGAGGTGCTGTTGGGCCTTTACGAAGGCATTCCGCTAATCAACCGGGATTCGGGATATTTCGGCGCGTTGCCCGATAAAATCACCATCTTTCAACAACCAATCGAGGCGTTCGCCGATGGAGACGCGGAAAAGATGACGGAGCTTGTGCGCGAAGTGGTGTGGCACGAAATCGGCCACCACTTCGGATTAAACGAATCCGAACTTCACGATCTCGAGGAAGAGCGGAAACGAAAGAAGCCCTAG
- a CDS encoding PAS domain-containing protein — MDNASDLILAADVDGRITYINGKIAEWGYDKDELLGKPMLELLNVKQMGNRMSEPSELGIKRKFEMVIEDKRSALHRVVVSSSPFHDRGNKIIGVMVIIHDVTGTHTLQEKLKHEERLASLGRLATGIAHEIRNPLSSIKMNLAILGKKLKLRPDEQAHFEIANEGVANLEKIVTEFIDYAKPMPLKVGRQNLHKTIEDTLAMVEPQCLEMNISVIKDFTAAMPMVSIDKVKIQQALLNVFLNAVQASPKGGVVEIATALIESPNSRARIEVRDHGGGISGEDIQFVFDPFFTTKRQGTGLGLSIVRSIMKSHNGTVDIESKNGVGTVVVLEFPIG, encoded by the coding sequence TTGGATAACGCCAGCGACCTGATTCTGGCGGCCGACGTGGACGGGCGCATCACATACATTAACGGCAAAATCGCCGAATGGGGGTACGACAAGGACGAGCTTTTAGGAAAGCCGATGCTGGAACTGCTGAATGTGAAGCAGATGGGAAACCGCATGAGCGAGCCATCGGAGCTTGGCATCAAGCGGAAGTTCGAGATGGTCATAGAGGACAAGCGGAGCGCCCTGCACCGGGTGGTCGTCAGTTCGTCGCCGTTCCATGATCGCGGGAACAAGATCATCGGCGTCATGGTTATTATCCACGACGTCACCGGAACGCATACTCTCCAGGAAAAGCTTAAGCACGAGGAGCGGCTCGCCTCGCTGGGGCGGCTGGCCACCGGCATAGCGCATGAAATCCGCAATCCGCTTTCGTCCATCAAGATGAATCTCGCCATTCTCGGAAAAAAACTCAAGCTGCGCCCGGACGAACAGGCGCATTTCGAGATCGCCAACGAGGGTGTGGCAAATCTGGAAAAGATCGTCACCGAGTTTATCGACTACGCGAAGCCGATGCCGCTGAAAGTGGGACGGCAAAACCTCCACAAAACCATCGAGGACACCCTGGCGATGGTGGAGCCGCAATGCCTGGAAATGAATATTTCGGTGATCAAGGATTTCACGGCGGCCATGCCGATGGTTTCCATCGACAAGGTGAAGATTCAGCAGGCGCTTTTGAATGTCTTCCTTAACGCCGTCCAGGCTTCCCCAAAAGGGGGCGTGGTGGAGATCGCCACTGCACTTATCGAATCCCCGAACAGCCGCGCGCGGATAGAAGTGCGGGATCACGGCGGCGGCATCAGCGGCGAGGACATTCAGTTTGTATTCGATCCCTTTTTCACCACCAAGAGGCAGGGGACGGGGCTGGGGCTTTCAATTGTGCGGAGCATCATGAAGAGCCACAACGGGACGGTCGACATCGAATCAAAAAACGGCGTTGGGACGGTGGTGGTTCTGGAATTTCCCATCGGCTGA